The Halobacterium litoreum genome includes a region encoding these proteins:
- a CDS encoding DUF5788 family protein codes for MRDYERKQLLERVDREGATVGASIPDEVEVQGEAFELQSFVFEVKRHDRVPADLRDEVDEMKKLLRRERLERRERLEEGDITREEGEHIVEVLVGLDRALNALESLGTTSLEAEAEASERADQKRWFSFLKEALGHKDDEGIRR; via the coding sequence ATGCGCGACTACGAGCGAAAGCAACTCCTTGAACGGGTCGACCGCGAGGGGGCGACCGTCGGGGCGTCGATTCCCGACGAAGTCGAGGTGCAGGGGGAGGCCTTCGAGTTGCAGTCGTTCGTGTTCGAGGTGAAGCGACACGACCGGGTGCCGGCAGACCTGCGAGACGAGGTCGACGAGATGAAGAAACTGCTGCGCCGGGAGCGCTTGGAGCGCCGGGAGCGCTTGGAGGAGGGCGACATCACGCGCGAGGAGGGCGAACACATCGTCGAAGTGCTGGTGGGACTCGACCGCGCGCTGAACGCGCTCGAATCGCTGGGGACGACGAGTCTAGAGGCCGAGGCGGAGGCCTCCGAGCGCGCCGACCAGAAGCGGTGGTTCTCGTTTTTGAAGGAGGCGCTGGGACACAAGGACGACGAGGGGATTCGGCGATGA